The Chelatococcus sp. HY11 nucleotide sequence GGTCGAGGGACACCGAATTGAAGGAGCTGACGGTCAGGCCAAAACGCTCATCATTGTCACCGAGGCCCGTGACGACCGCGACCCCCGTTGCATATTGCCCGAGCGCGCGGCGGAAGCTGGCGCTGTCGACCGGGGGAAAAGAAACAGGGTCCATACTGTCGCTCCACAGTTTCCTCGGCGCGGCGTGCCGGCCGTTGTCCCGGCTTGTTCAGCGTTTAGGAAACGAAAAGTTTCCTGTCCATCCGCGTCAATCTTTCAGCGCCGTCGGTCGTCACCAGCATGGTTTCGCTGAAGGCCATTCCCTCCGCCCATGTATACATATGGAAGACCATGCCTTCTTCGAGAATCCACCCGGAATTCGCCAGGAAGACGCGGGTGAAATCACTGGTGCGCGGGATCGTCACGAGACCGAGGGTGTAGCCCGTGATGTTGGTGTAGCTCTCGCGCAGGCCTGCCTTCAGAACGCCGTCGCGCAGGATGGCATCGACCTCGCCGGCATGGGCGCCCGGCCGCATGGCCTTGAACTGCGCATCCTGCAGACTGATGAGTGCCTGCGCGGCCTCCTGCTGGCGCGTGCTGGGCGCCCCGACCGAGACAGGGCGCATGGAGCGCGCGGTATAGCCGCGCAGATGCGGAACCATTTCAATATGCACGATATCGCCATTGGCCAGGATGCGATTGCCCAGTCCGCCGTGCAGGGTACTGGAACGCGGGCCCGATTGCATCAGGAGGAGCCGGGTATTGTCCGCTCCCGCCTTCAGAGCGGCGCCGGTGATGACGGCCGCGACTTCACGCTCGGGCACGCCGGCGCGCGAGGCCTCGGCGCCCGCGAGCGTCGCGACATCGCAAATGCCGGCGCAACGTCTGAGATAGTCGATCTCGCGCGGCGATTTCCGCAGCCGCTGTTCCCACATGTAGCCGGCGAAATCGACAAAGGTCGCGTCGCCCAAGCCAGCCTTGAATGCCTCGAGGCGCTGGGGGAGGAGGATATGGGAGTCCGTCTCCACCGCGATCCGGCCCTTGCCATAACCGCGGCGCTTCAATTCGGCGATGACGATCGCGATCGGATCTTCGCCGTCGTTGAACAACACGTGGTCGCTGGTCCAGCTCATCTCTTCGAGCATAGGCCCGTCGAGTGATCGCACGATCATCACGGGCTCGCCAGCCCTTGGCATCAAGCAGCACTGATACATCGCCGCCGTTGGAATATGCCCGGTGAAGTAGGCGAGGTGCTCGAATTCATCGATGATGAGAACGTCGGCGTCGAGATCTGCCATGCGCTTCCGCAACACGTCGACGCGCGCGGCATATTCCTCCAGGGGAAAGGCGAAGACTTTGGTCGTGGACATGGCGATACTTTCGGTGGCTCAGTCGAGACGAACGAGATGGCGGGGCGATTGAGTGAGGCGCTGGGCGCCGCCGGCCGTTACGACAACGATATCTTCGATGCGAACCCCCCAGCGCCCCGGTATGTAAATGCCGGGCTCGTTGGAGAACACCATTCCCGCTTCGAGCGGCGTTGAGTTGCCGGCAACGATGTAGGGTTCCTCATGCGCCGCAAGGCCGATGCCGTGCCCCAGGCGATGGGTGAAATACGACCCGAAGCCCTTCTCAGTGATGATACGCCGGCCGACCGCGTCGATCTCTTCAGCGGGAACGCCAGGGCGCACCACCTGGAAGGCTGCTTCCTGCGCTTCATGGACGACATCATAGATCGCTTGAAAATCCGGGGTTGGCGCGCCGGAAACGGCAACGCGGCAAATGTCGCCGTAGTAGCCGTTGAAGCAGCCCGCGAAGTCGAAGACCACGGGCTCGCCGGCGCTGATCACATGATCGCTGCCGTGGTGAAGAGGCGAGGCGCCATTGGCGCCGGCCCCGACATCGACCCAGCTGACCTCGCTGAAGCCTTCCTGCCGCATCAATCTGTCGATGTCCGCTCGCAGCTCAAGCTCCGTGCGACCGGCCATGGTTGGGGTCGCCTCGCAGAAGCGGGCCCAGACGGCATCGATGTGCGCGGCGGCCGCCTCGAGGGCCGCGATTTCCTCTGCGCCCTTGATACGGCGTTGGCCGTCTATGATCGTCGAGCCCGAATGCAGCGCGATGTTCGGTAGAAGAGACTTCAGCGCGATCAGAAAGCCGCTCCAGAATTCGGGATTGACGGCGACTGTCCTGGCGCTTGCCTCCTGTGCGAACTGGGCGACCCGCGCGAGGGGATTGTCCGCTTCGTCCCAGATCACGGTGTCCACACAGCGAATGCCGGCGTAAAGGGGCTCCTGCAGACGTGGTGTGAAGATGCGATCATGACCATCGCGCGCAATCGCCAGCGCGACGAACCGCTCCGTGGCGATCGCGTTTCGCCCGGTGAAATAGCGGAAGCCCGAACCTGGCCCAAGAAGAAGCAGATCAAGACCAGCGGATCGCATGGCGTGGCGGGCCTGATCGCGGCGCGCGGAAAACGGTTCGGACATCAGGAGACTCTCGTGGGGAAACTTTCGCCGCGGTCATGCTGTCGCCAAATGAGGATTGAAAATACCCGCAGCTAATTGGCTATGGCATGCTGCATGCAGTGCGCTTACTGTGGAGCTGTGGCCGCTCGGTTGTCAAGCGCCCGTAACTGTCTTCATCAGTTTCTTCCGGAGAACATCATGAACGAGACCCAGACACCCCGCTCCGTCATTTTGAAGTATTACGACCTGGTCTGGGACAAGCGCCAGCCCGAGGCTATCGATAGTCTGTTCGCGTCGGGATACCTCAACCACGCAGGCGCGCGCGGCGTGCTCGCTGGCCCGGCGGGCATTCGCAAGAACTACGATTCGCTCATCGGCGCCTTCCCCGACGTGCGGTTCACGCTGGATGACATCCTCGTCGACGGCGACAAGGTCGTCGTTCGCTACACCATGCTCGCCACTCACCGAGGGGATTTTCAGGGCCGTGCCGCGACCGGCCGCGCCGTGACGGTGCCGGGCATCGGGATCTACAGGGTCGCTGATGGACAGATCCAGGAAAGCTGGGTGCTGCGCGACAGCCTCGTGCTGCAGCGCCAACTCGACGACGCGGCTTGAGGACTGTGACATGACGGATTGGCGGCACTATCTCGGCGCGCATCAGGCGGCCTTCGTCGAGGAGCTCAAGGACTTCCTGCGTATTCCAAGCATTTCCGCCGATCCGGCCCACTTGCCGGATGTCGATCGCGCCGCCGAATGGGTAGCCTCCCGCCTTCGGGCGGCTGGTCTTGGCCATGTGGATGTGCTGCGCGCCGGACGCTATCCGATGGTGTATGGGGACTGGCTTGGAGCGCCGGGCCAGCCCACCGTCCTGATCTACGGCCATTTCGACGTGCAGCCGGTCGATCCCATCGAAGCCTGGGTCGATCCACCTTTTTCGCCGGTCATTCGTGACGGGCGGATCTATGCGCGCGGTGCCTCCGACGACAAGGGCAATATGCTGGCGCCAATACTGGCGTTGGAGGCATTATTAAGCACGCGCGGGCATTTGCCGGTGAATGTGAAAGTGCTGTTTGAGGGACAGGAGGAGATCCTGAGCCCGGACCTGCCGGAATTCGTGGCCTTCCACCGGGATCGCCTTGCCTGTGACATGGCGATCAGTGCGGACGGATGGCAGTGGAGTGAGACCGAAGCGGACCTGCGGGTCGGGTTGCGCGGCCTCTGTGCGCTTGAAGTCGTGGCCAGGGGGCCCACGACCGACCTTCACGCGGGTCTTTATGGGGGTGCCGTCGCCAATCCGATCCAGGGCCTCGCGGGTCTGCTCGCAAGCGTTCGTGATGCGTCCGGGCGGATAACCATCCCCGGCTTTTATGACGGCGTGCGCGCGATAAGCGAGGACGGGAGGCAGCAACTGGCGGCAATTCCGTTCGATGAACCGCGCTATCGCAGTGCGGTCGGTGTCAATGCTTTGGCAGGCGAGGCCGGATACACCACGCGGGAGCGAATCGGCATGCGGCCGACCTTTGAGATCAATGGAATCTCCGGCGGCTATACGGGGCCAGGGGTCAAGACCATCATTCCCGCGTCCGCGCGTGCCGTCATCACCTGCCGCCTGGTGCCGGACCAGACGCCTGAGACGGTAGCACTTGCGGTCAAGAAGCACCTCGAAAGCCAGCCGCTTGTTGGAATCGAGATCTCGGTCAAGATCTTGCCCAATGCCGCGAGGCCCTATCTCATCCCTATGGACCATCCAGCCAACAGGGCGGCACGTGACGTGCTCGTCGAAATTTACGGACGCGAGCCGTATTACACGCGTTCCGGCGGCTCCATCCCGATCCTTGATCTCTTTCGTCAGGAACTCGGCGCCTACACGGTGATCTTCGGATTTGGGCTTCCGGACGAGAATTTTCACGCGCCGAACGAATTCCTGCGGCTCCACAACTTCCGCCGGGGACAGGAGGCATATGTTCGCCTCATCGATCGCATTGCTCAATTTTCGAGCGCGGACGTCGGCGGGAAAACTTAGAAAAGCGCCGCAATACCAGACCGATGACTTCCAGGATCACGGGAGGCGCCGCTTTTGTAGGCGCCCGATGATGCGGCTTTCGCACAGGATCCGTGCAATTCCGATTTGACTTGAACCAAAAGTCCTGCATTCTGCATGCAGTGAACCGGCGAGCTTCCCAGAAAACAGCGCCTCGGCAATGCGCGCTCGACCCGCCGCTATCGAAAAGGATGTGTCATGGCTTTCACCCTTACCGCAGAGCAACAGCGCTGGGTCGACGTCGCCAGTTCTCTCGCGCCGGACATCGCGAAGGCGTCGCGCCGTGACGATGAAGCGGCGGCCTTCCCCACTGAGACATTCGCGCTGCTGCGCAAGGCGGGACTTTTGAACCTCGCCGTTCCCAAGCAATTCGGCGGAGAAGGGCCGGCCAGCGGCAATGCTCATTTGACCGCCTATCTGGTGACAGAACAGGTCTCGCGCGCATGCGCTGCCACCGGTTGGGACCTGATCATTCACTATCACCAGTGCGGTGCGGTCGCGCGCCTCGGCAATGAAGAGCAGAAGCGCCGCATTCTAGGCGATGTCGTCAACAAGGGCGCCATCATGGGCTCGCTTGGCAGCGAGGTGAACCATCAGGAACAGACGGCCGGCAAGGACGCATCACGCAAGCTGATCTTCCAAGCAGAAATGGCGCCGGTGAAGGGCGGCTTCCTTGCCAATGCCTCGAAACATTTCTGCTCGAACGCGCCGGTTGCCGACTACATGCTCTACTGGAGCATCGCGCCGGGCGCCAATGCCGCGACGGACGGGCTGACGCTGTCCATCGTGACCAAGGACAGCCCCGGCCTCACGTTTTCTCGCCACGGGTGGGAGGACATCATCGGCCTGCGCAGTTCGGTGAGCTGGAGCGCCAAGCTCGACAACGTTTTCATTCCCTGGGACAATGTTCTCGGCGAGCCTGGTGACTTCGTCCAGAAGGATCCCTATACGCTAGAACTCTCGCAGGCCTTCCACCTGCTCGGCGCGGCCCAGGGCGCGCTCGACTACGTGCTCGAGGTGCTCAGGGCGAGGCCGTTCCTTCAAAACGAAGAAGGATTGATGGTCACGCTCGGCGAGCTTTCCGGCGAAGTCCAGGCATCCCGTGGGTCCTGCCTCATCGCCAACGCCCTGTGGGAGCAGGAGCGCTTCGGCGAGGCGGCGCTCGCGTCATTGCGCGCCCATCACACCGCGCGGGAGACGGCGATCCACGTGATTACCAAGGTGTTCGACATGGTCGGGACCCGGGCGCTCTTCAAGACCGCGCCGCTGGAGCGCCTGTGGCGCGATGTCCGCACCGCATCTCTGCATACGCGTGCATCGCAGCTGCTCCGTCTCGTCGCCGACGCCGACGTGGCCGGGCAGTATGCGCCGAAGCAGAAATACGGCGCGCTTGTCGACAAGCCGAAGACCTGGGCGGATCTCGGCTTCGCGCGCGAGCCCTCGCCAGCGGTGGCCTGAACCGACCGCCAGGCTCGGTTCACCTGTCCGAATACCATGAATGACGAGAGTACGATGCCCCAGGGTGCCAGTCTTTCCCTCCGCGATCTTGCGAAGTTCTATGACGGCAGCGGGGCCGTGCTTGGTGTGTCGCTTGATCTGGAGCCGGGCAAGTTCCTTACCTTGCTCGGACCGAGCGGCTCGGGAAAAACGACCACGTTGATGATGGTCGCCGGCTTCGTCGACCCCACAGCCGGCGAGATCCTTGTCAACGGTCGCTCGGTCACGCGCGTCGCCGCGCACAAGCGCGACATGGGCATGGTGTTCCAGAGCTATGCCCTTTTCCCTCATATGACCGTGGCGGAGAATGTCGGATTTCCGCTCAAGATGCGGGGCATTGCTCGCTCGGAGGCCAACGATCGGATCGCCACCTTCGTGAAGCTCGTTGGTCTGGAGGCGTTGGCCAAGCGCTATCCGCAGCAGTTGTCCGGCGGCCAGCAGCAGCGCGTGGCGCTGGCGCGCGCCATGGTGTTCAGCCCCTCCCTGGTGTTGATGGACGAACCGCTCGGCGCGCTCGACCGCCGTTTGCGCCTGCAGATGCAGGAAGAGATTAAAGGTATTCAGCGCGAGCTCGGCCTCACCGTCATCTATGTCACCCATGACCAGGAAGAAGCGCTCACGATGTCGGACGTCGTCGCGGTCATGGATGGCGGGCGTATTTCCAGTTACGGCAGCCCGCGTGAGATATACGAGCGGCCGCAGAATCGTTTTGTCGCCAATTTCATCGGCGAGTCCAATTTCATCCCCTGCCGTCTTGGCGAGAATGTTGCACTTGGCGAGAATGGCGCAGAACGTCGCTGCGAACTCATATCTGGCCATTCCGTCGCAGTCGCGCCGACGGATGCACCGGCTGGATCTTCGGCCGTCATCTTCCTGCGGCCGGAACGTCTGCGGCTGTGCAAGCAGGATGATCCGCTACCCAACAAAATTCCGGGCCGGATAACTGGTGAGATCTACCTGGGCGACTCTTCTCTCTACCGCGTTCGCATAGCAGAAGGCATTGAGGTCAAGGTCAAGCGCCCCAACCGCGGTGTCGGAATGCGTATCGGTGAAGGCGATGAACTGATGATCGGCTGGCAAACCAGTGACAGTGTCGTTCTTCAGAGCTGACCAAGGTGGCTAAAAAGATAAGAAGCCGCGCCGAATAAGTTCACGAAACATAATCCAGAGGAGCTTTACGCATGTTGCAAGCACGTCAGATTCCCGGCGGTGTCAGGCTTGGCTTAGCCGCCATCTCCCTATCAGTGGCGCTGGTCGGCGGAGGTGCGGCTAGCGCACAGGACAAGAACGCCGGAGAACTCGTTGTCTTGTCCCTCGGCGGCAGTTATCAGGACGCGCAAAGCAAGGAATGGTTCAAGCCGTTCGCGGAAAAGAGCGGCGTCAAGGTATCCGAAGCGTCCGGCTATAACTTCGCCAAGCTCAAGGTCATGATTGAGTCCGGTAATGTCGAGGCCGATGTTGTCGATATCTCCGCGGATACGATGACCGCCCTGGCGGATGCTGGTCTGCTCGAGAAGATCGACTGGTCGAAGATCCCCGCGGAGTGCCAAGCCGGAATCCCGGCTGATATGAAGAAGGACTATGCCTTCCCCATCATCCAGTGGGCGATGGTGATGGCCTATAACACGAGCAAGGTCCCGCAGGACAAGGCCCCGAAGACGTGGGCGGACTTCTGGAATGTCACGGCCTTCCCGGGCAAGCGAGCCTCGATCGGCGCGACCCGCCCCCCGGTGGAGCAGGCCACCCTTGCGATCAACGGGGATCTTGCGAAACTTTATCCGTTTGATTTGAACGCGGCTTTCGACAAGATCAAATCGCTCGGCAACGCCATCATCTTCGCCGATGGTTACGCCCAGGTCGCGCAATATCTCGCTGACGGCGAGGCCGACATGGCGATCATCCCGAACGGCCGCGTCGGGCCCCTCGTCGCCGCTGGTCGCCCCGTTGCGATCAACTGGAACCAGCACCTCACCTTCCCGAACTTCTTCGCGATCCCGAAGGGAGCGCCGCACAAGGACAATGCGATGAAGTTCCTGGGCTATGTGTGCCAGCCTGAAGTGCTCGCGAAGATTGCCGCGCCGACCAACTATGGCCCGATCAATGTGGATGCCTATAAGTTCATACCCGCCGATGTTGCCAGGCTCCTGCCCGGCAATCCGGAAACGGTTGCTCTCGGACGTCCCATCGATACCGTTTTCCTGAGCAAGGCTCGTCCCGACATTGCCAAGGGTTGGGCACGCATGGCCGTTCGTTAGGGCTGTCTCAGCGGGTCCTGCGGCAGCCCGAATAGTGCAGCAACAAAGCAAAGACATGGCCGGCGATCCGGAAATGCGGAAGGTCTCGCGGGTCTCAATTGAGCGATCCGGACCGGGACGCCGCCAGCGGCTTTGCGGGATGCCTGTGACGTAACGATGCCAGCGTTTCGTATTGCCCTGGCGCGCCGGATCTCCATGAGGTTGGACAGCCGATGACGGACACCACGTTCCCACTCCCTGCCGCAGCCGGTCGAGGGCCTGGCCGCTTCAAGGGGCGCTTTCCCTGGCTCATGGCGCCGGCCGTCATCTTCTATCTTGTCTTCTTTGGTTGGCCGCTCGTCCAGATGCTGTGGAGCAGCATCTGGAGTGATGGCTTCACTCTTGCAGGTTACACGGAATTCTTCAGCGATCCCGTGTACTGGTGGGTTCTTGGCTACACGATGCTGATCGGCGTGGTGACGCTGGTCTTGACTCTCGCCGTCGGCTATCCGGTCGCCTATTGGCTCGTTGGTCTCAACAAGACCTGGATGGTCGTGCTCATGGCCTTCGTGCTCATCCCGTTCTGGAGCAGCGGACTGGTGCGTACCTATGCCTGGCTGGTGATCCTCGGCCGGCAGGGCCTTGTGAATACGACCCTGATGCGCTTTGAGCTCATAGACGAGCCTCTCCCGTTCCTGGGCACGCATACGGCGGTGCTTGTCGGCCTGACATATTATCTCTTGCCTTACATGATACTTTGCCTGTTCAGCGTAATGAACAATATCGATCGCAATCTTATGCTTGCGGCGCGCAATCTCGGAGCCTCGCCCATACGCGCCTTCTTCGCGATCTTTGTCCCGTTGACGAAGCCCGGGGTTTTCGCTGGCAGCTTCCTTGTTTTCATGCTGGCCGTTGGGATGTATATCACGCCGGCCTTGCTCGGCGGGCCAGATCAGACGACGTTGCCGTTGGTCATCGCCCTGCAGATCAACGAGGCCTTGGATTGGACACTGGCCGCGGCCTTGTCGATGATCCTGCTGATCGTATCCGTCGCTATACAAGTATTTGCCAATCGATATGTCGATCTCGACAAGATGTGGGGAGGCGCGCGATGAGCACGCAACGCACGGCTGCGGCGTCTTCCCGCATGTCACCGGTCAGCATCCTGCTTGCCGCATTCTCGATCACGGTTCTGGCGTTCTTGTTCGCGCCGATCGTCGTCATCATCGTTGTGTCGTTCTCGCCGAGCGACATCATGGAGTTTCCCCCGCAGGGCTTCTCGCTGCGCTGGTATATAGCATATTTCTCCAATCCGATGTGGATGACCGCGACGCGGATCAGCTTCCTGGTCGCGACCTTGACGGCTATTCTGTCTCTGGTTCTGGGCTTTATGGTTTCGGTGGCCTTGGTGCGTTCAAGTTTCCCCGGTAAGAATGCGGTTCGCATCTTTCTCATGAGCCCGTTGATCATTCCAAAGATCATCATCGCGGTCGGGCTCTATTTTCTCTATGTCCGCATGCGGATTTTGGGGACGACCTTTGGGCTGGTCGCCGCGCATACTCTGATTGCCATGCCCTATGTCGTGATGATCATCTCTGCGGCGCTGTACAGTTTTGACAGGCGGCTGGAATGGGCTGCGCGCGGGCTCGGCGCCTCGCCGCTTGGGGCGCTGCGACATGTCACTTTTCCCATGCTGCGCCCCGCGATCATCAGCGCGGCCCTGTTCGCATTCATCGCCTCGTTTGATGACATCATTCTCAGCCTTTTTCTGACCAAACTGACAGCGCCGACGCTGCCGCGCCAGATCTGGGTTAATGTCCAGCAGATCATCGATCCGACAATCGCGGCTGTTTCGACGCTGATGACCGTCATTTCCGTCTTTGGATTGTGGCTCGTCGCGTTCATCCAGAAGCTCTCGTCACGGGCTTGATGAAGAACCCATGCGCGGCGGCTCAAATTTGGGGCTGGCCCGAGACGGGCGGGGAAGCTATGGCTTTCTATGACGGTGGTGTCGAAGGATTGGGGTTCGGCTCTCTATGAATGATGAGATCGAGCTTTTGCAGGCAGTGCAACGCGAGCCGGTGGTCAAGCATGTCCATCGTGAGCTCAGGCGCGCCATCTTGCAGGGGCGTTTTGCGGTCGAGTCCCGACTGGTCGAGACGGCTATAGCGAAGCTCCTCAATGTCAGCCGCACACCAGTTCGCGAGGCGATTTCCAAATTAGAGCTCGAAGGGCTCGTCCGGCGGCTGCCCGGTGGAGGGGTGGTGGTCGAGGATACCAGCTCGAAGCTGTCGGAAGTCATCGTGCTGCGCCAAAGCCTGGAAGGAGCTGCCGCACGTTTGATATGCGTGCGCGCGAGCGACGCGGAACTCGCGGCTTTTCGCGCTGAATGCGAAGCCATTCTGAAGGCTCTGCCAACGATGGCCGTGCAGCAGCGCGCCAATCTCGATCGAAAATTCCACCTTAGTCTCGGGGAATTGTCCGCAAGCACGCGTCTGGCGAACCTCATAGAGGAATTCTACGAGTACTCAGACAGTGAGCTGGCCCCCGCTGGTAACGCCGCCGAGGTGGCTCAACTACAGAAACAGCATGTCGCCATCGCGGCAGCGCTCGCGGACCGCGATTCCGTCCGCGCCGAGGCCGCCATTCGGGACCATCTGGAAACAGTTCTGCATATGGTGCGCGCGCGCGTACAGGCTTGAGGGCATCCGCCTCCGGAAACGCGCTGGCGCCACTCTCCCCTCGTCAGAATGCCTTTCCCCCGTTAGCCACCGCGGCACAACGACGGTCGAGCCACGTGCCGACGGCCATGCACCGGCCTGTTTCATGAGCCGTTAAACGTAGAGGGTAGGGGAGGGGCTGCACATTCGTGTGACGCAAGTTGCGAGCATCTTGACGATCGTTCTCAATGTCATTATCGATATCTATAATGATGAATAACCCAGCCGTTAAACTCGTTCGTCCAGCCGACCACGTTTATGGAATCGTCAAGCGGCGTATCATGCTGAACGAGCTGAAACCGATGGCCGTGCTCACCGAGCTTGGCCTCGCGCATGAAATTGGCTGTAGTCAGGGCACGATTAGGGAGGCCCTGCTCAGGTTGCAGGAGGATGGCCTGGTCATTCGCACGGGGCGGCGAGGCACTGTCGTCACGCGCCTGGAGGACGAGGAAGCGGAGGAAATGCTGGCGCTCCGGCGGCGTCTGGAAATGCGTGGCGCGGAACGCGCGACCCGCAACGTGGATGCGCGCTCGCTCGACGCGATCATGGCGATCCGCGAGACGATGAATGAAGCAGCGGAAGCGGGTGACGAATTTCAGCTTATCGAGGCCGACAAGGATTTTCATCTTGCGATTTTCCGGCTGTCACGGCTTGAAGCCCTAGAACAGATCCTCGCCCGGTGCATTATGCACACCCATCGCTCCAAGCTCTGGGCGCCGCGGCACCGCAGGCCGCTCGATGAGACGGCGCGTCGGCACGACGTCCTGATCGAGCGTCTCGTGGCCCGTGATGGACCCGGGCTTGCGGAGGAGCTCGGACTGCATATCGATACAATCGTCCTCGAGGAGGATCCGGCGGAGGTGAACGCGTAACAGCCGTGCTCCCAAGGAACGGAGTTAACACAGTCACCTCTCGTGAAAGTATCCGGAGGGTCTCGGGAAAATCCGAGGATGCCTGGTCAGTAAAGAAGAATAGGATGGGAGAGAATACCTATGGAACGTAGAGAATTCCTCAAGCTTGCATGTGCCGCCGCGCTTGGAGCGCCGCTCGGCTCCGCATTGGCCGCGCCAGCGATAGCCCAAGGCGCCGCCACCGTGCGCTGGTGGTATCATTTCGATAATCCCCAGAACTCCCCGGCGGAGCTCGTCGCCAAGTTCGAGAAGGAAAACCCTGGCATCAAGATCCAGGCGGAGGCTATCCCGTGGGGCGGCGGCAACGACTACCAGACCAGGCTTTTCGCGGCCCTGGTGGCCGGCAACGCACCCGATTGCGCGATGGTGCGTCTGTCGTGGGCGGCCCGGCTGCAGACGATGAAAGCGCTTGAGCCGCTTGATGCATTCCTCGCCAAATGGGACGATCGCAAGGATATTGACGACAATATCTGGAAGATCGTCGGCGGCGGATCGCAGCAGAAATACTATCTCCCGCTGCAGTATGTCGTGATTTACCTTTATTATCGCCAGGATCTTCTGCAGCAGGCGGGCCTAAAGGCGCCGGAGACGTTCGAGGATTTCCGCGCGGTCGCCAAGGCCTTGACCAAGGGCGATGTCGCGGGCTTTGGCATGCGCGGCGGTGCCGGTGGCTTCGACAATTGGGGGCCGTTCGTTCTTGGCGGCGGCGCCAGCTTTGAGAAGGGCGGCATGGTGAGCGAGAAGGCGCTTGCCGCCAATCGCGCCTATGTCGACTTCGCGACCAAGGACAAGGTGGTGCCGGCTTCAGCGGCCACCGACAGCTTCCGGCAGATCGTGGACGCCTTCAAGGCCGGCCGCACGGGCATGATGATCCACCATGTCGGCTCAGCTGCGGAGATTGAAGCCGCGCTTGGCGACAAGGTCAGCGCGAAGCGGGTGCCGGTCGGTCCTGACGGAAAGGGCTGGACCTATTTCGGTGATGAGTCCAATGCGGTCTTCGCCAACAGCAAAGCCAAGGAAGCCGCCTTCCGCTGGATCAGCTTCCTCTCCACCGGCGAGAATAACTCGGCCTTGACGAAGCTCACCGGACAGCTGCCCGTTTCCTCAAAGGCCAATGCTGACTGGGTTCCCAAGCGTTTCGTCGACGCGAGCCGGGCGTCGGTTTCAATCGCCGGGCCGCTGCCGGACAGCCCGAAGACGCCGGATTTCATCGGCCGTATCTGGCCGACCAACATGCAGCGCGCCCTTACCGGGCAGATATCGCCTGACGACATGATGAAGGCGATTGAACAGCACTTTTACGGCTGATCGATTCAATGGCGAGCATCGCGTCATCTTATGCTGAAACCGTTGCGCCGCGACAGCGGCGCAACTTCACCCCCCTGTGGTTTCTTCTACCGGCATTGGTTGTGACCTCTGCCGTCGTGCTGGTTCCGGTCCTTCAGACTTTCTGGCTCAGTCTTCACGACTACCTGCTATATGCGCCCGATGACGCGCGTTTTATCGGCCTCGGCAATTTCGCCGCGATCTTCGCCGATGAGGTTTTCTGGATATCGCTCGGTCACTCCTTCATCTGGATCGTTGGCGTCGTGGGCCTGCAGTTTCTTCTGGGGCTCGGAACCGCGCTTCTGCTCAACCAGAGCTTCTGGTGGCGCAGCCTTGCCCGCTCGCTGGTGATCATTCCATGGGCCCTGCCCAGCGTGATCATCGGGCTGATGTGGACCTGGATGTATGATTTCAATGTCGGTGTGATCAATGACATGCTCTTGCGGTTTGGTCTCATCGAGACGCCGATCGCCTGGCTTGCCAACCCCTCGACAGCCCTTTACGCCGTCATGTTCGCCCTGATCTGGCAGGGGTTCCCGTTCTTCGCGGTGACGATCCTCGCCGGCTTGCAGACGGTTCCGCAGGAGCTTTATGAGGCGGCCGAGATCGACGGGGCGACGCCGCGGCAGCAGCTGTTCTCCATTACCCTGCCGTCCATCGCCGATGTCATCGCGACCGCCTTGCTGCTCCGCACCATCTGGGTCGCCAATTCCCTCGACGTCATTCTGGTGATGACGGGAGGC carries:
- a CDS encoding ABC transporter ATP-binding protein, producing the protein MPQGASLSLRDLAKFYDGSGAVLGVSLDLEPGKFLTLLGPSGSGKTTTLMMVAGFVDPTAGEILVNGRSVTRVAAHKRDMGMVFQSYALFPHMTVAENVGFPLKMRGIARSEANDRIATFVKLVGLEALAKRYPQQLSGGQQQRVALARAMVFSPSLVLMDEPLGALDRRLRLQMQEEIKGIQRELGLTVIYVTHDQEEALTMSDVVAVMDGGRISSYGSPREIYERPQNRFVANFIGESNFIPCRLGENVALGENGAERRCELISGHSVAVAPTDAPAGSSAVIFLRPERLRLCKQDDPLPNKIPGRITGEIYLGDSSLYRVRIAEGIEVKVKRPNRGVGMRIGEGDELMIGWQTSDSVVLQS
- a CDS encoding ABC transporter substrate-binding protein, with protein sequence MLQARQIPGGVRLGLAAISLSVALVGGGAASAQDKNAGELVVLSLGGSYQDAQSKEWFKPFAEKSGVKVSEASGYNFAKLKVMIESGNVEADVVDISADTMTALADAGLLEKIDWSKIPAECQAGIPADMKKDYAFPIIQWAMVMAYNTSKVPQDKAPKTWADFWNVTAFPGKRASIGATRPPVEQATLAINGDLAKLYPFDLNAAFDKIKSLGNAIIFADGYAQVAQYLADGEADMAIIPNGRVGPLVAAGRPVAINWNQHLTFPNFFAIPKGAPHKDNAMKFLGYVCQPEVLAKIAAPTNYGPINVDAYKFIPADVARLLPGNPETVALGRPIDTVFLSKARPDIAKGWARMAVR
- a CDS encoding ABC transporter permease encodes the protein MTDTTFPLPAAAGRGPGRFKGRFPWLMAPAVIFYLVFFGWPLVQMLWSSIWSDGFTLAGYTEFFSDPVYWWVLGYTMLIGVVTLVLTLAVGYPVAYWLVGLNKTWMVVLMAFVLIPFWSSGLVRTYAWLVILGRQGLVNTTLMRFELIDEPLPFLGTHTAVLVGLTYYLLPYMILCLFSVMNNIDRNLMLAARNLGASPIRAFFAIFVPLTKPGVFAGSFLVFMLAVGMYITPALLGGPDQTTLPLVIALQINEALDWTLAAALSMILLIVSVAIQVFANRYVDLDKMWGGAR
- a CDS encoding ABC transporter permease encodes the protein MSTQRTAAASSRMSPVSILLAAFSITVLAFLFAPIVVIIVVSFSPSDIMEFPPQGFSLRWYIAYFSNPMWMTATRISFLVATLTAILSLVLGFMVSVALVRSSFPGKNAVRIFLMSPLIIPKIIIAVGLYFLYVRMRILGTTFGLVAAHTLIAMPYVVMIISAALYSFDRRLEWAARGLGASPLGALRHVTFPMLRPAIISAALFAFIASFDDIILSLFLTKLTAPTLPRQIWVNVQQIIDPTIAAVSTLMTVISVFGLWLVAFIQKLSSRA
- a CDS encoding GntR family transcriptional regulator; its protein translation is MNDEIELLQAVQREPVVKHVHRELRRAILQGRFAVESRLVETAIAKLLNVSRTPVREAISKLELEGLVRRLPGGGVVVEDTSSKLSEVIVLRQSLEGAAARLICVRASDAELAAFRAECEAILKALPTMAVQQRANLDRKFHLSLGELSASTRLANLIEEFYEYSDSELAPAGNAAEVAQLQKQHVAIAAALADRDSVRAEAAIRDHLETVLHMVRARVQA
- a CDS encoding GntR family transcriptional regulator, translating into MMNNPAVKLVRPADHVYGIVKRRIMLNELKPMAVLTELGLAHEIGCSQGTIREALLRLQEDGLVIRTGRRGTVVTRLEDEEAEEMLALRRRLEMRGAERATRNVDARSLDAIMAIRETMNEAAEAGDEFQLIEADKDFHLAIFRLSRLEALEQILARCIMHTHRSKLWAPRHRRPLDETARRHDVLIERLVARDGPGLAEELGLHIDTIVLEEDPAEVNA